The sequence GTGAGTTTCCTATAattccaataaataaataatccaattattagtttaaaatgcCGATAAATCCATTCACAATCATAATGTTAAATACCAACCTGTTCCAGACGAGAAAGCGGCACGGACGATTAGGAAAGCGGCGTACAGAAAAGTTGAGAAACGCCGACTACGCGAAAGGATACACCATCTATGAGGGGACGACACATAcacacacccacacacatatatatatatatatatatatatatatatatatatatatacatatatatatatacgttgACAAACCCTAATTTCAAATATtatgaaattaaataattttgatccgaatttcaatcaaaatttttttgaacATGTTCGAGACTTCGAGTTCATATCGAACCGGCTTAAAAAAAACACTTGGAAACAGACTCGGTTTATTTACAACATATCCATGTAAAATTGAAAATGACGAAAACGAGGCTGTATTGGGCCAATATCAACGGTGGCGCCAGAGCAACAAAGGCCCAAAAGGAAGCTAAAGCCCAGAATGGTTGTTTGTCGTAGAGTATCAGAAGGGCTTGGAGCTGACGCACAAGGAGAGCAAAAAAAATGGGAAGAAGAATACTAAACGACGCCTTGAGAACCATCGTCAATGTAGAAAAGAGAGGTTTCGCTTCAACTGAGCTGAACCCCATCTCTAATGTCATGGCTTCTTTTCTTCAAATCATGAAATATAGAGGTATACTTGTATCTATTCTTGTTTACTGTTATAATTTACTAGCGACTCTGTATGCGTTCTTTGTTGATTTTGATTGGTGCCGATTACTAGATGAGAAAATGGATTGGATTCATTCTTTGGACTGTTTCTAAAAGTCGATGcttttttttcagattttttgTGAGGGTGTGTTTGAGATTGGATTTTAGTGAAAATAAGAGCCGATTAAACGAATTTGATATTCTGAGAAACTTACTATTCGTATCCCTTGAAAAAGATTTTAAATTTCCAATTGGCAAACGGAAGGAATTAAGTGTTTATTGATTCTGCTTTTGTCTCACTTTCCCATCACTGAATTCTTAATCCAGTAGAGTGTGATGATTTTGAAATCACAGGATACATTAAAAATTTTCAAGTGCATGATCCACAAAGAGTGGGGAGGATAACTATTGAGCTACTGGGGAGGGTTAAAGATTGTCGGGCTCTCACTTATAGGCAAGACATTAAGTCTTAGGACATCGATAAATACAAAACCCGTTCTCTTCCAACACACCAGGTTTGTGTGTTTTCCTCACATTTTTAGTTCGAGTGATTGTGATTGATTAGATTTCATCATACCTAATGGAATTACGGTGAAATTGTGGGTTTTTTTTTGGAGTTTGATTCGTTGTAGATGTTTTCTATATATTTGGTAGAATCATTTAGATGACCAATTAAATGAACTAATGACAGCGGGGAAGTgcattttttgttttcttttagaTTACCAATTGCATCCCTTTATGACAGTTTCTAACATTGCAGTTGGACGATTATCTATTAAGCACCTTTGTTGTAGAAAAGACGATATTATTTTTCGAGTTTCTCATTTGTTTGGTCTAAATATGATGTATGATGGGACATGGGTTATGGATCTTAGATTAAGAACAAAAGGCTATGACTTTTACCGTATGGCTCTCGATCATACCAGGGAATTCATTTGGTTTTGTACTGGGCTAGGTCATCCTGCAGAATTTAGTGACTCTGGTTTATTACTCGTGGATAAAACATGACTCTTCTTCTGAatttatcatatataacatCATATTTAAGCTATCAAATAATGTCATTCTTGCAATCTTATTAATCTTTAGTTTCCCGGTGTATCTGTTCACTTTTGATCTTTTTATAAAAGTTATTATCGTGTTATTCTTGTATGAGGTATGTCTGCATCATGATCATCAAGTTATGAGGAAACATGTCAACCATCCCCAAGTTATTTTCTTCGCCTGCAGTGGGGCTATGTTGTAATCCCAACTCCAAATGGAGTCTTGGATCATGAGGAGGCAATTCGACAAAATGTTGGTGGCCAAGTGCTGGGATATTTTTACTAGAGATCTGATAGTTGCCAGGAGAAGTTGAAGTAGAAACGACAAGCCCTGCTTTCTTGAcgtattttattcattttttgtcTCCCGAAAACCGCTTTCGAAGAACATTAAATCATGTGGGAGCTCCATGGTCGTCAAAATATGTTTCGTCTTCCATTCACTAGCTATTTATCTGGATTATGTATTTTCGTTTGCAAATGTAGTTGGAATTAATACAGTTCTTTGTTTATTGGTGCACTGTGTTCAAGATAGCTAATACTTTTCGGCCAATAAAACAGTGAATCCTGTGAGAAGTGATTCATGGTGCTTGTGTTTGAGTTTAGTGCATGGTGATTGTTGGGCATTGTTTGGAGCAATTGTTGCAAATTTAGTTCCAATGCTGCCATGGTATACTTTCAAGTCTATAATCATATAGTTTTTTTCATGCGATGGATCAAATGGTTGAAATGTAAAGCATGATCTTGTAGCAGCCtgagctatttttttttttccaagaaCAAATCAGGAAACACATGAAGTGTGATATCGGGATTTGCATTGATCtatgaatttatttttaccaaTAACTCATCAATAGCAAAAAAAACTCTCTTACAAGTCAATTTTGTaagacaaattttttatttgaattattttaaaaaatattatttttatgacaaaaatatttttttttattataaaataatactcGATcggtaaatatttataaataaatattcttgAGACAGTCTCACAAACAACCTACTTAAAAATAGTAGTCGATCCGTAACTATTTATAAATTCGCGTTATTTGTAAATGGATATTTTTTGTGATAATTCTACAGATTAATCTTTCTTATACATTTTTGGCATATTTTTACGTGAAAATTGATTCTGAGTTCCATcggaattaaataatttttaatattaaaaaaatgcttagtgtcaataataataataataataatataatttgtgAAATCTTCTTAGACGCCtggaaattaaattatatatataatatgatatgATTGGGAAGTTAAATCCATCTTAGCCAATTGAGTCGGCCAAAGGAAACATTACCCAACAATCCATCAAGGATAAGTGGAAAAGATTGCTAGATAGCGAGGCAGTTGGGACtttgaaattccaaaaactcattgtTTTATTTCAAAAGGGCAACGTCCAACGAATATGTTGCTAGAACAAGTgcgggagaaaaaaaatatcatcaagAGGTTTTCAGGGTTCTAGAAAACATTTAAACTTAGTGAAAATTTCTATAAAccacttgtattttttttttctatttactTGCTTTGTTGAATACTCTAGAATTCAGTAATCTACATCCAAAACGACTCAATTGCAATGATCTAGAGAATATCAATGAATATTCCATAAATATGTAATGTTCTTGGGCGACATGAGTTGCATTACAAAGATATTCGAGGTCAAGGATACAATGGAGCTAGCAATATGTGTGGCTCCTGGAATGGACTGCAAGCTCTCTTTGTGAGGGATTCTCCACAAGCATATTATGTACATTGTTTTGCACATAGACTTCAATTGGCGTTGGTGGCGGATGCTGAAAAGGAGAGTTCTATTTGGCTATTTTTCTCAAAATTGACTTTGATTTGTAATCTTATTAAAGCATCTCCAAAACATCACACCGAGTTGCAATCTTCCCAAGCTATCGAAATTGAAAACATGGTAGCTAGTGGTATTCGCGAGACAGGTGCTAGCCTTAATCATATAATTTCTCACTAATCAAAATAAGTTGTCATTTGATTTCTCATTAGTCATTTCTCATTTCTTTGTGACGTAGGAACTGGTCTGAATCAGATTGGTACTTTGCAACGAGATGGAAAAACACGTTGGAGTTCTCATTTTGAGTCAATTTGGAGTATGATAGATATGTACAACTCTGTGATTATTGTGCTTAAGAACTTGGTGGAGAAAGCATCTTCGAATTCTATACGGGGGAAAACTACAGGTACTTTGATTGCATTGAGATCATTTGTTTTCGCATTTATCTTGCATTTGATGCACAAGATTATGGGGATTCCAGGTATGAATCCTTGCTATAGATCTGGTACAAGACGTTTTTGCCAGCAAAGAGATTCTATTACAGTTGGGCACCATTACCATTTTGATGTGTTTAATGTTGCTATAGATTTTCAAGTGGAAGAGCTAAACAACAGATTTG comes from Henckelia pumila isolate YLH828 chromosome 4, ASM3356847v2, whole genome shotgun sequence and encodes:
- the LOC140861986 gene encoding uncharacterized protein, yielding MCGSWNGLQALFVRDSPQAYYVHCFAHRLQLALVADAEKESSIWLFFSKLTLICNLIKASPKHHTELQSSQAIEIENMVASGIRETGTGLNQIGTLQRDGKTRWSSHFESIWSMIDMYNSVIIVLKNLVEKASSNSIRGKTTGTLIALRSFVFAFILHLMHKIMGIPGMNPCYRSGTRRFCQQRDSITVGHHYHFDVFNVAIDFQVEELNNRFDDGVVELLRLNAALEPRDNFKLFNVDDIYNLAEKFYLEKSVGAL